A genomic window from Pungitius pungitius chromosome 12, fPunPun2.1, whole genome shotgun sequence includes:
- the ppp1r27a gene encoding protein phosphatase 1 regulatory subunit 27 — MKYNYHVPVSTYTRSSQYTPTYHSPTYYTASHYSPTTPLYTPAYASATKYSAAPHYAPTQYASTYRPASTYVPSSSKGSRYSAPRRAGAPPPRKSPAPVAPVAPATRTVHFPNDIVFQDIVRRGDLEQIGRFMRARKVRVDTLFHSGMAALHEAVLTGNLEVVKLLVKYGADVHQRDEDGWTPLHMACSDGYPEIARYLLSIGASTEAENESGEKPAGLIDPDCKELVKLFEAGCV, encoded by the exons ATGAAGTACAACTACCACGTCCCGGTGTCGACGTACACCCGCAGCTCGCAGTACACGCCGACGTACCACAGCCCGACCTACTACACGGCGTCCCATTACAGCCCGACGACGCCGCTCTACACGCCCGCTTACGCCTCTGCGACGAAGTACAGCGCGGCGCCCCACTACGCGCCGACGCAGTACGCGTCCACCTACAGGCCCGCGTCCACCTACGTGCCCTCGTCCAGCAAGGGGTCGCGGTACAGTGCGCCGCGACGCGCcggggcgccgccgccgcggaaGAGCCCCGCGCCGGTGGCGCCCGTCGCGCCCGCCACGAGGACGGTGCACTTCCCAAATGACATCGTCTTCCAGGACATCGTGAGGCGAGGAGATCTGGAGCAAATCGGTCGGTTCATGAGAGCGAGGAAGGTCAGGGTGGATACGCTCTTCCACTCGG GTATGGCAGCGCTCCACGAGGCCGTGCTGACAGGAAACCTGGAGGTGGTGAAGCTGCTGGTGAAATATGGCGCCGACGTCCACCAGAGAGACGAGGACGGCTGGACGCCGCTCCACATGGCCTGCAGCGACGGCTACCCGGAGATTGCCAG GTATCTGCTGTCGATAGGCGCCAGCACAGAGGCGGAGAACGAAAGCGGAGAAAAGCCCGCAGGCCTCATCGACCCAGACTGCAAAGAGCTGGTCAAACTGTTTGAGGCCGGTTGCGTGTGA